Proteins encoded by one window of Chondromyces crocatus:
- a CDS encoding DUF2403 domain-containing lipoprotein → MISRWVVPAGLLLFACACGSTSDDGAGGEGGAGASSTTSTSTSTNGSGSGAGGGLGPHPTEPSTPTRGGTMTFTNVGAPGWWPRRIDRDPGDPACSYKDGTDTWGGHCCMKEQHTTSTTLAPFDEEMTLVMKAIRLKQLAVYQPGESAASWSMVSSWDAQRGHGSNLVVTDGQMTSADFTGDLTKKDCVNYFMQEASFPCGDGRDYFCPNDPGINHLGWSGSKLIVFLASMTFDDAGVERCDGGGQGHPGPWVAFVASELIRDGGRKWNGLCNCYSKTGSVGDGCGEINVFEVVLDNNQYSNREFMSTGVRSYQAGHVGGNVCGEGCRRDVFADDIEVVDACGQQAYASGPEIAVSGSADGCPVWRRPEGDRYFMILLDEQQRAIQVAVIHPERIPGAAAEMLPGLPGALSRGTIDALLSMRLPE, encoded by the coding sequence ATGATCTCGCGATGGGTCGTGCCCGCAGGTCTCCTGCTCTTCGCCTGTGCCTGCGGGAGCACGAGCGACGACGGCGCGGGTGGCGAAGGGGGCGCGGGTGCCAGCAGCACGACGTCGACATCGACCTCGACGAACGGCTCGGGCAGCGGCGCTGGCGGAGGCCTGGGGCCGCACCCCACGGAGCCGAGCACGCCCACACGGGGCGGGACCATGACCTTCACCAACGTCGGTGCGCCAGGGTGGTGGCCGCGTCGCATCGATCGCGACCCAGGCGATCCAGCCTGCAGCTACAAGGATGGGACGGACACGTGGGGTGGGCACTGCTGCATGAAGGAGCAGCACACGACGAGCACGACGCTCGCGCCCTTCGACGAGGAGATGACACTCGTCATGAAGGCGATCCGCCTGAAGCAGCTCGCCGTCTACCAGCCAGGGGAGAGCGCTGCTTCCTGGTCGATGGTCTCCTCGTGGGACGCGCAGCGCGGCCACGGCTCGAACCTCGTGGTCACCGATGGGCAGATGACGTCCGCCGATTTCACCGGAGACCTGACGAAGAAGGACTGCGTGAACTACTTCATGCAAGAGGCGTCTTTCCCGTGCGGTGACGGGCGCGACTACTTTTGTCCGAACGATCCGGGCATCAACCACCTCGGCTGGTCGGGCTCGAAGCTCATCGTCTTCCTCGCCTCGATGACGTTCGATGATGCCGGCGTCGAGCGGTGTGACGGCGGGGGGCAAGGGCACCCGGGGCCGTGGGTCGCGTTCGTCGCATCCGAGTTGATTCGCGATGGCGGACGCAAGTGGAACGGGCTCTGCAACTGCTACTCGAAGACAGGATCGGTCGGTGACGGCTGCGGGGAGATCAACGTCTTCGAGGTGGTGCTCGACAACAATCAGTACAGCAACCGCGAGTTCATGAGCACCGGCGTTCGCTCGTACCAGGCTGGTCATGTCGGCGGGAACGTCTGCGGAGAGGGCTGTCGCCGTGACGTCTTCGCCGACGACATCGAGGTCGTCGACGCTTGCGGGCAGCAGGCCTATGCGAGCGGGCCGGAGATCGCGGTCAGCGGCAGCGCGGACGGGTGCCCGGTGTGGCGCCGTCCGGAGGGAGATCGGTATTTCATGATCCTGCTCGACGAGCAGCAGCGAGCGATCCAGGTGGCGGTCATCCACCCGGAGAGGATCCCTGGGGCGGCTGCCGAGATGCTCCCGGGGCTTCCTGGCGCTCTGTCCCGCGGGACGATCGATGCGCTGCTCTCGATGCGTTTGCCAGAGTGA
- a CDS encoding AraC family transcriptional regulator, which produces MQPARPDRPASVEPPSASPIRVSPFVLTWTRILGLSLVEVAHASGLPRATLEAAEELSYEETLKLWTGIEALTGDPVWGIHAGAQFTIDQMGVVGPALAHATHLDAALDVLVRVMNLFVRNAKIRRIDTERCAGFEYVMPTLRSRQGADTIFAAAVALIRHCTGECVVPHAIEHQMPRQSEDEYLRIFGVVPRWDRPTTQLLFARADLARPFRGASPVLAELLSEHAPRLLAPSGQPSSFDQDFACAFWRAHESGGATLEAVAEAMETTARTLQRKLAAQKTSFAAMRAELLHRRTTQLLTESTLPIDTIAERLGYSSRAALERAYRRWSGRTPHAVRAGAV; this is translated from the coding sequence GTGCAGCCAGCTCGCCCCGACCGACCTGCGTCCGTCGAGCCTCCGAGCGCGTCGCCCATCCGCGTCTCGCCGTTCGTGCTCACCTGGACGCGCATCCTCGGCCTCTCGCTCGTCGAGGTGGCGCACGCCTCCGGGCTCCCCCGCGCGACGCTCGAGGCTGCCGAGGAGCTGAGCTACGAAGAAACGCTCAAGCTCTGGACCGGCATCGAGGCGCTGACCGGCGATCCAGTCTGGGGCATCCACGCCGGCGCCCAGTTCACGATCGACCAGATGGGCGTGGTCGGACCGGCGCTGGCGCACGCGACCCACCTCGACGCCGCGCTCGACGTGCTGGTGCGCGTGATGAACCTCTTCGTCCGTAACGCGAAGATCCGCCGCATCGACACCGAGCGTTGCGCCGGGTTCGAGTACGTCATGCCCACGCTCCGCTCGCGCCAGGGGGCCGACACCATCTTCGCGGCGGCCGTCGCGCTCATCCGACATTGCACGGGCGAGTGCGTCGTACCCCACGCCATCGAGCACCAGATGCCTCGCCAGTCCGAGGACGAATACCTCCGCATCTTCGGCGTCGTCCCGCGCTGGGACCGCCCGACCACCCAGCTTCTCTTCGCGCGTGCCGACCTCGCCCGACCCTTCCGTGGCGCCTCGCCCGTCCTCGCCGAGCTGCTCTCCGAGCACGCCCCTCGGCTGCTCGCGCCGTCGGGTCAGCCCTCTTCGTTCGATCAAGACTTCGCGTGCGCGTTCTGGAGGGCGCACGAGTCGGGTGGCGCGACCCTCGAGGCCGTCGCCGAAGCGATGGAGACCACGGCACGGACGCTCCAGCGCAAGCTCGCTGCGCAAAAGACCTCTTTCGCCGCAATGCGCGCCGAGCTGCTCCACCGCCGCACGACCCAGCTCCTGACCGAGAGCACGCTGCCGATCGACACGATCGCCGAGCGCCTCGGTTACAGCTCACGCGCCGCCCTGGAGCGCGCCTACCGGCGCTGGAGCGGACGCACACCCCACGCCGTCCGCGCCGGCGCCGTCTGA